The following are encoded in a window of Pseudomonas sp. St316 genomic DNA:
- a CDS encoding dipeptidase, whose translation MSPAELHADSIVIDGLIIAKWNRDLFEDMRKGGLTAANCTVSVWEGFQATINNIAASQKLIRENSDLVIPVKTTADIRRAKEQGKTGIIFGFQNAHAFEDQLGYVEIFKQLGVGVVQMCYNTQNLVGTGCYERDGGLSGFGREIVAEMNRVGIMCDLSHVGSKTSEEVILESRKPVCYSHCLPSGLKEHPRNKSDEELKFIADHGGFVGVTMFAPFLAKGIDSTIDDYAEAIEYTMNIVGEDAIGIGTDFTQGHGQDFFEMLTHDKGYARRLTSFGKIINPLGIRTVGEFPNLTETLLKRGHSERVVRKIMGENWVNVLKDVWGE comes from the coding sequence ATGAGCCCAGCCGAACTGCACGCTGACAGCATCGTTATCGACGGGCTGATCATTGCCAAGTGGAACCGCGACCTGTTCGAGGACATGCGCAAGGGCGGCCTGACCGCCGCCAACTGCACCGTGTCGGTGTGGGAGGGCTTCCAGGCCACCATCAACAATATCGCCGCCAGCCAGAAACTGATCCGCGAGAACAGCGACCTGGTGATCCCGGTGAAAACCACCGCCGACATCCGTCGCGCCAAGGAGCAGGGCAAGACCGGCATTATCTTCGGCTTCCAGAATGCCCACGCCTTCGAAGACCAGCTTGGCTATGTCGAGATCTTCAAGCAGCTCGGCGTCGGTGTGGTGCAGATGTGCTACAACACCCAGAACCTGGTGGGCACCGGTTGCTACGAGCGCGACGGCGGCCTGTCGGGCTTCGGTCGCGAAATCGTCGCCGAGATGAACCGGGTCGGCATCATGTGTGACCTGTCCCACGTCGGTTCCAAGACTTCCGAAGAAGTCATCCTCGAATCCAGGAAACCGGTCTGCTATTCCCACTGCCTGCCGTCCGGCCTGAAAGAACACCCGCGCAACAAATCCGATGAAGAACTGAAGTTCATCGCCGACCACGGCGGTTTCGTCGGCGTGACCATGTTCGCGCCGTTCCTGGCCAAGGGCATCGATTCGACCATCGACGACTACGCCGAAGCCATCGAATACACCATGAACATCGTCGGCGAAGACGCCATCGGCATCGGCACCGACTTCACCCAGGGCCACGGCCAGGACTTCTTCGAAATGCTGACCCACGACAAGGGCTACGCCCGTCGTCTGACCAGCTTCGGCAAGATCATCAACCCCCTGGGCATCCGCACCGTGGGCGAGTTCCCGAACCTCACCGAGACGCTGCTCAAGCGCGGCCACTCCGAGCGGGTGGTGCGCAAGATCATGGGCGAAAACTGGGTCAACGTCTTGAAAGACGTCTGGGGCGAATAA
- a CDS encoding lysozyme inhibitor LprI family protein has product MKSLFLALALISTVAHATEDTEQNPCDAVENDVQTLACSAYGKTAAEQLLSENLQSLNERLQTRYASDKTQLNDITTKVKAAQQLWLKQREADCAIAAFPAKPGSEAYKIAENDCMAQVSDDRSEFLESIGQE; this is encoded by the coding sequence ATGAAATCACTCTTCCTGGCTTTGGCACTGATCAGCACCGTCGCACATGCGACCGAAGACACCGAGCAAAACCCTTGCGACGCGGTGGAAAACGACGTCCAGACCCTGGCCTGCTCGGCCTACGGCAAGACCGCCGCTGAACAATTGCTGAGCGAAAACCTGCAAAGCCTCAACGAGCGCCTGCAAACCCGCTACGCCAGCGACAAGACCCAGCTCAACGACATCACCACCAAGGTCAAGGCCGCCCAGCAACTGTGGCTCAAACAACGCGAGGCCGACTGCGCCATCGCCGCTTTCCCGGCCAAACCCGGCAGCGAAGCCTATAAAATCGCCGAAAACGACTGCATGGCTCAGGTCAGCGATGACCGATCCGAGTTTCTGGAGTCGATTGGGCAGGAGTGA
- a CDS encoding type II toxin-antitoxin system RelE/ParE family toxin — protein sequence MNTIHWTRKAVKQLLKLHSAHQAQVRDAVTALAQMPDVVNVKALVGHDYAYRLRVGRYRVIFDWDGAIKVVSIQEVKKRDERTY from the coding sequence ATGAACACTATTCACTGGACCAGAAAAGCCGTTAAGCAGCTTTTGAAATTGCACTCAGCCCATCAGGCTCAGGTTCGGGACGCCGTTACGGCGCTCGCCCAGATGCCTGACGTGGTGAACGTCAAAGCACTTGTCGGTCATGACTATGCCTATCGTCTTAGGGTAGGCCGTTATCGAGTCATATTCGATTGGGACGGGGCGATCAAGGTCGTCAGCATTCAAGAGGTCAAGAAACGCGATGAACGTACCTACTGA
- a CDS encoding helix-turn-helix transcriptional regulator — MNVPTDIQIINDADGSPAFVVIPYAQYIAQNRLQPDLIPHEVVSRIVDGATPIRAWREHLNLTQDEVARRLGISQPAFAQQESVAKPRRATREKIAAVFGIHADQLEL; from the coding sequence ATGAACGTACCTACTGATATTCAGATCATCAACGATGCGGATGGGAGCCCGGCATTCGTGGTCATCCCCTATGCCCAATACATTGCCCAAAACAGACTGCAACCCGATCTGATTCCCCATGAAGTCGTCAGCCGAATCGTCGACGGCGCCACGCCCATCCGTGCATGGCGCGAGCACTTGAATCTGACGCAGGATGAAGTTGCCAGGCGCCTGGGCATTTCTCAACCGGCGTTCGCGCAGCAGGAATCCGTTGCCAAGCCTCGCCGGGCAACCCGCGAGAAAATTGCCGCGGTCTTTGGTATCCATGCCGATCAGTTGGAGCTGTAA
- a CDS encoding DUF3010 family protein, with amino-acid sequence MKTCGIEIKGSEAIIAVAALEQQALTHVALNTKKIALDDDDEAANVKAFAAQVRAFVAEQGIERIAIKKRSKKGEFAGGPTTFKIEGVFQLLEGCEVTLLSPQTINAQAKKHDFALPATLNKYQHEAYKAACSALMKK; translated from the coding sequence ATGAAAACCTGCGGCATCGAGATAAAGGGCAGCGAAGCGATCATCGCCGTTGCCGCGCTGGAACAGCAGGCGCTGACCCATGTCGCGTTGAACACCAAGAAAATCGCCCTGGACGATGATGACGAAGCCGCCAACGTCAAGGCATTCGCCGCCCAGGTGCGGGCATTCGTGGCCGAGCAGGGCATCGAGCGCATCGCCATCAAGAAGCGCAGCAAGAAAGGCGAGTTCGCCGGTGGGCCGACGACGTTCAAGATCGAAGGCGTTTTCCAGTTGCTGGAAGGCTGCGAAGTGACGTTGCTGTCACCGCAGACCATCAATGCACAGGCCAAGAAACACGATTTCGCCCTGCCGGCCACGCTGAACAAGTATCAGCACGAGGCGTACAAGGCGGCATGCTCGGCGTTGATGAAGAAATAG
- a CDS encoding GlxA family transcriptional regulator has translation MSQDFYFLLMPGFSAIGFISAIEPLRVANRFRGELYRWHVLSVDGGAVLASNGMSVNADAALEPLKKGATLWVVAGFEPLKFTTQALERWLHRLDNEGVTLGGIDTGSVVLAEAGLLQGHRVTLHWEAIEAFKESYPQLSVTQELFEIDRRRITCAGGTASIDLMLDLIGQAHGSELAIQVSEQFVLGRIRPRKDHQRMEIANRYGIRNKKLAHVIGEMETHSEPPLSTLALAESIGVTRRQLERLFRLHLNDTPSNFYLRLRLEKARQLLRQTDMSVLEVSIACGFESPSYFTRSYRARFARCPREDRRRQGDGRELV, from the coding sequence ATGTCCCAGGATTTCTACTTCTTGTTGATGCCGGGTTTCTCGGCCATCGGCTTCATTTCGGCCATCGAGCCGTTGCGGGTCGCCAATCGTTTTCGTGGCGAGCTGTACCGCTGGCATGTGCTGAGTGTCGATGGCGGGGCGGTGCTGGCGAGCAATGGCATGTCGGTCAACGCCGATGCCGCGTTGGAGCCGCTGAAAAAGGGCGCCACGCTCTGGGTGGTGGCGGGGTTCGAGCCGCTGAAATTCACCACCCAGGCCCTGGAGCGCTGGCTGCATCGGCTGGACAACGAAGGCGTGACCCTGGGCGGCATCGACACCGGCAGCGTGGTCCTGGCCGAGGCGGGGTTGTTGCAAGGGCACCGCGTGACCTTGCATTGGGAAGCGATCGAAGCGTTCAAGGAGTCTTATCCACAGCTCAGCGTGACTCAGGAACTGTTCGAAATCGACCGCCGTCGCATCACCTGCGCCGGCGGCACCGCGTCCATCGACCTGATGCTGGACCTGATCGGCCAGGCCCACGGTTCGGAACTGGCGATCCAGGTCAGTGAGCAGTTCGTGCTCGGCCGCATCCGCCCGCGCAAAGATCACCAGCGCATGGAAATCGCCAACCGCTACGGCATTCGCAATAAAAAGCTGGCGCATGTCATCGGCGAGATGGAAACCCACAGCGAACCACCCCTGAGTACCTTGGCGCTGGCCGAGTCGATCGGCGTCACCCGTCGCCAACTCGAACGGCTGTTCCGCCTGCACCTGAACGACACCCCGAGCAACTTCTACCTGCGCCTGCGCCTGGAAAAGGCCCGGCAGCTGCTGCGCCAGACCGACATGAGTGTGTTGGAGGTGAGCATTGCCTGCGGTTTTGAGTCACCGTCGTACTTCACCCGCAGCTATCGGGCCCGGTTCGCGCGCTGCCCGCGGGAGGATCGGCGTCGCCAGGGGGATGGGAGGGAGCTGGTTTGA
- a CDS encoding choline ABC transporter substrate-binding protein, which yields MKRLISYCVLALSATQLLSPAAMAAEPAACQNVRLGVVNWTDVIATSALTQVMLDGLGYKTKQTSASQQIIFAGIRDQRLDLFLGYWNPLMTQTITPFVEAKQVKVLEQPSLKDARATLAVPTYLADKGLKTFADIAKFEKELGGKIYGIEPGSGANTQIKAMIAKNQFGLGKFQLVESSEAGMLAAVDRAVRRKEAVVFFGWAPHPMNVNVQMTYLTGSDDALGPNEGMATVWTVTAPDYAQQCPNVGRLLSNLTFSAEDESRMMQPLLDHKDPLESARQWLKDHPQDKQRWLEGVTTFDGKPAADNLKLTSN from the coding sequence ATGAAACGACTGATCAGCTACTGCGTTCTTGCACTCAGCGCTACCCAACTCCTGAGCCCGGCCGCCATGGCAGCCGAGCCCGCCGCATGCCAGAACGTGCGCCTGGGCGTGGTCAACTGGACCGACGTCATCGCCACCAGCGCCCTGACCCAAGTGATGCTCGATGGCCTCGGCTACAAGACCAAGCAGACCAGTGCCTCCCAGCAAATCATCTTCGCCGGTATCCGCGACCAGCGCCTGGACCTGTTCCTGGGCTACTGGAACCCGCTGATGACCCAGACCATCACCCCGTTCGTCGAGGCCAAGCAGGTCAAGGTGCTGGAGCAGCCCAGCCTCAAGGACGCCCGCGCGACCCTGGCCGTGCCAACCTACCTGGCCGACAAGGGCCTGAAGACCTTCGCCGACATCGCCAAATTCGAAAAGGAGCTGGGCGGCAAGATCTACGGTATTGAGCCCGGTTCCGGCGCCAATACCCAGATCAAGGCAATGATCGCCAAGAACCAGTTCGGCCTGGGCAAATTCCAACTGGTGGAGTCCAGCGAAGCCGGCATGCTCGCCGCCGTGGACCGCGCCGTGCGGCGCAAGGAAGCCGTGGTGTTCTTCGGCTGGGCGCCGCACCCGATGAACGTCAACGTACAAATGACCTACCTCACCGGCAGCGACGACGCTCTCGGCCCGAACGAAGGCATGGCCACCGTGTGGACCGTCACCGCGCCGGACTACGCCCAACAATGCCCGAACGTCGGCCGCCTGCTGAGCAACCTGACGTTCAGCGCCGAAGATGAGAGCCGGATGATGCAGCCGTTGCTCGATCACAAGGACCCGCTCGAATCGGCCCGGCAATGGCTCAAGGATCATCCGCAAGACAAGCAGCGCTGGCTCGAAGGCGTGACCACCTTCGACGGCAAGCCCGCCGCCGACAACCTGAAACTCACCAGCAACTGA
- a CDS encoding 3-keto-5-aminohexanoate cleavage protein, with amino-acid sequence MNHDVIITCALTGAGDTTAKSPHVPVTPKQIAAAAVEAAKAGATVVHCHVRDPQTGKFSRDVALYREVMERIREADVDIIVNLTAGMGGDLEIGAGERPMEFGPNTDLVGPLTRLAHVEELLPEICTLDCGTLNFGDGDTIYVSTPAQLRAGAKRITELGVKAELEIFDTGHLWFAKQLIKEGLLDNPLFQLCLGIPWGAPADTTTMKAMVDNLPAGAVWAGFGIGRMQMPMAAQAVLLGGNVRVGLEDNLWLDKGVLATNGQLVERAGEILSRLGARVLTPAEGRKKMGLTQRG; translated from the coding sequence ATGAACCACGACGTCATCATCACCTGCGCACTCACCGGTGCTGGCGACACGACCGCCAAGAGCCCTCACGTGCCGGTCACCCCGAAACAGATTGCCGCCGCTGCCGTCGAGGCGGCAAAGGCCGGGGCCACGGTGGTCCACTGCCACGTCCGCGACCCACAGACCGGCAAGTTCAGCCGCGACGTGGCGCTGTACCGCGAAGTGATGGAGCGCATCCGTGAGGCGGACGTGGACATCATCGTCAACCTCACCGCCGGCATGGGTGGCGACCTGGAGATCGGTGCGGGCGAACGGCCGATGGAGTTCGGTCCCAACACCGACCTGGTCGGTCCGCTGACCCGCCTGGCCCACGTCGAAGAGCTGTTGCCGGAAATCTGTACGCTGGATTGCGGCACCCTGAACTTCGGCGACGGCGACACCATTTACGTCTCCACCCCGGCGCAACTGCGGGCCGGCGCCAAGCGCATCACTGAGCTGGGGGTCAAGGCCGAGCTGGAGATCTTCGACACCGGTCACCTGTGGTTCGCCAAGCAACTGATCAAGGAAGGCCTGCTGGACAACCCGCTGTTCCAACTCTGCCTGGGCATCCCGTGGGGCGCGCCGGCCGACACCACCACCATGAAAGCCATGGTCGACAACCTGCCGGCAGGCGCGGTGTGGGCCGGCTTCGGCATCGGCCGCATGCAAATGCCGATGGCCGCCCAAGCGGTGCTGTTGGGGGGCAACGTGCGGGTCGGGCTGGAGGACAACCTCTGGCTGGACAAAGGCGTGCTCGCCACTAACGGCCAACTGGTGGAGCGCGCGGGGGAAATTCTCAGCCGCCTCGGCGCCCGCGTGCTCACCCCGGCTGAAGGGCGCAAAAAGATGGGCCTGACCCAGCGCGGCTAA
- a CDS encoding L-carnitine dehydrogenase, protein MSFITDIKTFAALGSGVIGSGWVSRALAHGLDVVAWDPAPGAEAALRKRVANAWGALEKQGLAPGASQDRLRFVATIEECVRDADFIQESAPERLELKLDLHSQISAAAKPNALIGSSTSGLLPSEFYEGATHPERCVVGHPFNPVYLLPLVEVVGGKNTAPEAVQAAMQVYESLGMRPLHVRKEVPGFIADRLLEALWREALHLVNDGVATTGEIDDAIRFGAGLRWSFMGTFLTYTLAGGDAGMRHFMAQFGPALQLPWTYLPAPELTEKLIDDVVDGTREQLGRHSISALERYRDDCLLAVLEAVKTTKAKHGMAFTE, encoded by the coding sequence ATGAGCTTTATCACCGACATCAAGACCTTCGCCGCCCTGGGCAGCGGTGTGATCGGCAGCGGCTGGGTCAGCCGCGCCCTGGCCCATGGCCTGGACGTCGTCGCCTGGGACCCGGCGCCGGGCGCCGAAGCGGCGTTGCGCAAGCGCGTCGCCAACGCCTGGGGCGCGCTGGAGAAACAGGGCCTGGCGCCCGGTGCCTCCCAGGATCGACTGCGCTTTGTTGCAACCATCGAAGAATGCGTGCGCGACGCCGACTTCATCCAGGAAAGTGCCCCCGAGCGCCTGGAACTGAAGCTCGACCTGCACAGCCAGATCAGCGCCGCCGCCAAGCCGAACGCGTTGATCGGTTCCAGTACCTCGGGGCTGTTGCCGAGCGAGTTCTACGAAGGCGCTACCCATCCGGAGCGCTGCGTGGTCGGGCACCCGTTCAACCCGGTCTACCTGTTGCCGCTGGTGGAAGTGGTCGGCGGCAAAAACACCGCGCCCGAAGCCGTGCAAGCGGCGATGCAGGTGTACGAATCCCTCGGCATGCGGCCACTGCACGTGCGCAAGGAAGTGCCCGGCTTCATTGCCGACCGCCTGCTCGAAGCGCTCTGGCGCGAAGCCCTGCACCTGGTCAACGATGGCGTGGCCACCACCGGGGAAATCGACGATGCGATCCGCTTTGGCGCCGGCTTGCGCTGGTCGTTCATGGGCACGTTCCTGACCTACACCCTGGCCGGCGGCGATGCCGGGATGCGCCACTTCATGGCCCAGTTCGGCCCGGCGCTGCAGTTGCCGTGGACCTACCTGCCAGCGCCAGAGCTGACCGAAAAGCTGATCGACGATGTGGTGGACGGCACCCGCGAGCAACTGGGCCGCCACAGCATTTCGGCTCTGGAACGCTATCGTGATGATTGCCTGCTGGCGGTGCTAGAGGCGGTGAAGACTACCAAGGCCAAACATGGCATGGCCTTTACCGAATAA
- a CDS encoding thioesterase family protein: MPILTTYQTRILPEWVDYNGHLRDAFYLLIFSYATDALMDRLGLDSQNREASGHSLFTLELHLNYLHEVKLDAQVEVHTHIIGHDAKRLHLYHSLHLVGGDKALAGNEQMLLHVDLAGPRSAPFTQQALGRLDALLEEQSDLPPPTYIGRVIALPPAR, translated from the coding sequence ATGCCCATCCTTACCACCTACCAAACCCGCATCCTCCCCGAATGGGTCGATTACAACGGCCACCTGCGCGATGCCTTCTACCTGCTGATCTTCAGCTACGCCACCGACGCGCTGATGGACCGGCTCGGCCTGGACAGCCAGAACCGCGAGGCCAGCGGCCACTCGCTGTTCACCCTCGAACTGCACCTGAACTACCTGCACGAAGTGAAGCTCGACGCCCAGGTCGAGGTGCATACGCACATCATCGGGCACGATGCCAAACGCCTGCACCTCTACCACAGCCTGCATCTGGTCGGCGGCGATAAAGCGCTGGCCGGCAATGAACAGATGCTGCTGCACGTCGACCTGGCCGGCCCCCGCTCGGCGCCCTTCACGCAACAGGCCCTGGGCCGGCTCGACGCTTTGCTCGAAGAACAATCCGACCTGCCACCGCCGACCTACATCGGCCGGGTCATCGCCCTGCCTCCCGCCCGATAA
- a CDS encoding gamma-butyrobetaine dioxygenase — MSTAAVVADFRRYPLIFPLTTATPLADRVQVTWADGRASPFHHPWLRDNCPCPQCVYSVTREQVLEIVDVPEDLTPTATRLDDEGCLCVAWQDGHQSRFDPGWLRAHAYDDQSRAERLANKPRRQLWRHDLQLPVFDYPALMDDTDALLQWLLAVRDIGLTQVRGVPIEPGSLKRIAQRISFIRESNFGVLFNVQSKADADSNAYTAFNLPLHSDLPTRELQPGLQFLHCLANDADGGESIFVDGFAIAEALRQEDPEAFAALCEIPVEFRNKDRHSDYRCLAPIIALDALGQVSEIRMANFLRGPFDTSVEQMPKLYRAYRRLIALTREAQFRLVQRLEPGQLWCFDNRRTLHARNAFDPASGARHFQGCYVDRDELLSRILVLQR, encoded by the coding sequence ATGAGCACCGCCGCCGTTGTTGCCGACTTCCGCCGTTATCCCCTGATCTTCCCATTGACCACCGCCACACCGTTGGCCGACCGGGTGCAAGTGACGTGGGCCGATGGCCGGGCCAGCCCCTTTCATCACCCGTGGCTGCGGGACAACTGCCCTTGCCCACAATGCGTCTACAGCGTCACCCGCGAGCAGGTGCTGGAAATCGTCGATGTACCTGAAGACCTGACACCCACGGCGACTCGCCTCGACGACGAAGGCTGCCTGTGTGTGGCGTGGCAGGACGGTCACCAGAGCCGTTTCGACCCAGGCTGGTTGCGCGCCCACGCCTACGATGATCAGTCCCGAGCCGAGCGCCTGGCGAACAAGCCCCGGCGCCAACTGTGGCGGCACGACCTGCAATTGCCAGTGTTCGACTACCCGGCGCTGATGGACGATACCGATGCGTTGTTGCAATGGTTGCTGGCGGTGCGCGACATCGGCCTGACCCAGGTGCGCGGCGTACCCATCGAACCCGGCTCGCTGAAACGGATTGCCCAGCGCATTTCCTTCATCCGCGAGAGCAACTTCGGCGTGCTGTTCAACGTGCAGTCCAAGGCCGATGCCGACAGTAATGCCTACACGGCTTTCAACCTGCCGCTGCACAGTGATTTGCCGACCCGGGAATTGCAGCCGGGGCTGCAATTCCTGCATTGCCTGGCGAATGACGCCGACGGTGGCGAGAGCATTTTTGTCGACGGTTTCGCCATCGCCGAGGCCCTGCGCCAGGAAGATCCCGAGGCCTTTGCCGCGCTGTGTGAAATCCCGGTGGAGTTTCGCAACAAGGACCGCCACAGCGACTACCGCTGCCTCGCGCCGATCATCGCACTGGACGCCCTGGGACAGGTCTCGGAGATCCGCATGGCGAACTTCCTGCGCGGGCCGTTCGACACCTCGGTCGAGCAGATGCCCAAGCTTTACCGCGCCTACCGCCGCCTCATCGCCCTGACCCGCGAGGCACAATTTCGCTTGGTACAGCGCCTCGAACCCGGCCAACTCTGGTGCTTCGATAACCGCCGCACCCTCCACGCCCGCAACGCCTTCGACCCGGCTTCCGGGGCCCGGCATTTCCAGGGGTGTTATGTGGATCGGGATGAGTTGTTGTCGCGGATTCTGGTGTTGCAGCGTTAG